In Helicobacter bilis, a genomic segment contains:
- a CDS encoding glycosyltransferase family 8 protein gives MHHIVFNANDDYIKYLAVLCHSIVKNAAHNNTIETMGGGGEPSFTHTQSMNYHAKDREGVIHLLNNTALSKDNIFSSKSKNSQIQNNPFAFHILTDGLKHETEQKLQALELELNKLYPCKFHIYTLSDSMFQGLPKLNNNYLAYFRIKMASCLSKEIQKCLYLDVDMLCVADIREIFYKDLQGKICGVVLDAHYLPSRIMPSIDGDEGKGFALDINTYFNSGLMLIDLERYRNYNIEQKCLEWLKHYIPTWFDQDVFNAILSHHLYILPLEWNFMLGHVENRNKSAFKGESEESNLIYTYQEYVEAKNNIKILHYLTVIKPWHALRVKENGNIISCAYRNEWWIEACNTPIFDKELQILYIQSQESAIFSLSICLQKQIIRLENLKQRKRPLKRLKQSLKRRIKTIFHK, from the coding sequence ATGCATCATATCGTGTTTAATGCAAATGATGACTATATTAAATATCTTGCTGTTTTGTGTCATAGCATTGTGAAAAATGCTGCACATAATAATACCATTGAGACTATGGGGGGGGGGGGCGAACCTTCATTTACTCATACTCAATCAATGAATTATCATGCAAAAGATCGTGAAGGCGTAATACATTTATTGAACAATACCGCTCTATCTAAGGATAACATATTTTCATCTAAATCAAAAAATAGCCAAATACAAAATAATCCATTTGCTTTTCACATTCTCACAGATGGTTTAAAACATGAAACAGAACAAAAACTTCAAGCCTTAGAGTTAGAGTTAAACAAGCTTTATCCTTGTAAATTTCACATTTACACCCTTTCAGATTCTATGTTTCAGGGTTTGCCAAAGCTAAACAATAATTATCTCGCATATTTTAGGATAAAGATGGCTAGTTGTTTGTCAAAAGAAATTCAAAAATGCTTGTATCTTGATGTTGATATGCTCTGTGTGGCAGATATTAGAGAAATCTTTTATAAAGATTTGCAGGGTAAAATATGCGGTGTCGTATTGGATGCACATTATCTGCCTTCTCGTATTATGCCTAGTATCGATGGCGATGAAGGCAAAGGCTTCGCTTTGGATATTAATACCTACTTTAATTCTGGACTTATGTTAATAGATTTAGAACGGTATAGAAACTACAATATAGAACAAAAATGCCTTGAATGGTTGAAACACTACATTCCAACATGGTTTGATCAAGATGTGTTTAATGCGATTTTAAGCCATCATCTTTATATTCTACCGCTTGAGTGGAACTTCATGCTGGGACATGTAGAAAATAGAAATAAAAGTGCCTTCAAGGGTGAAAGTGAGGAATCCAATCTTATTTATACTTATCAAGAATATGTGGAAGCAAAAAATAATATCAAGATTTTGCATTATCTCACTGTAATAAAGCCTTGGCATGCACTTAGAGTAAAAGAGAATGGAAACATAATAAGCTGTGCCTATCGCAATGAGTGGTGGATAGAGGCGTGCAATACGCCAATTTTTGATAAGGAATTACAGATTTTATATATACAAAGTCAAGAAAGTGCGATTTTTAGTCTCTCAATTTGCTTGCAAAAACAGATAATAAGATTAGAAAATCTTAAACAAAGAAAGAGACCGCTAAAACGACTCAAACAATCTCTTAAAAGACGGATTAAGACAATATTTCATAAATAA
- a CDS encoding histidine phosphatase family protein, translated as MIATIYKGFAQSAAISPKNAKMILRHSLRDKIPPNETGNDILLTREGEVMAEHFGLHCNFSIAKIHTSIIERCIQTANLFAKGYKESKHKELEIIHTNILTDTYINDLDKAVELFKTQSPYSIISAFLRGESLPGMRGVEESMKTLFNYIFADKTCEDMEIFITHDTFLIAIVCYCHNLQPQLDDFNWPYMLEGAFLYLENNHIHCIFRGVDKSIPFVF; from the coding sequence ATGATAGCAACAATATATAAAGGGTTTGCACAAAGTGCAGCCATAAGCCCAAAAAATGCAAAAATGATTTTACGACATTCACTAAGAGATAAAATACCGCCAAATGAAACAGGCAATGATATTTTACTCACTCGTGAAGGTGAAGTCATGGCAGAGCATTTTGGATTGCATTGTAACTTCTCTATTGCTAAAATACACACAAGCATAATTGAGCGGTGTATCCAAACCGCAAATCTTTTTGCAAAAGGCTATAAAGAATCTAAACATAAAGAATTAGAAATAATCCATACAAATATACTTACAGATACCTATATCAATGACTTAGATAAAGCAGTAGAGTTATTTAAAACACAATCGCCTTATTCCATAATATCTGCGTTTTTGCGTGGTGAGAGTTTGCCCGGTATGCGTGGTGTGGAAGAGAGTATGAAAACACTCTTTAACTATATCTTTGCTGATAAAACTTGTGAAGATATGGAGATATTCATCACGCATGATACTTTCTTAATCGCCATTGTTTGCTATTGCCACAATCTGCAACCACAGCTTGATGACTTTAACTGGCCCTATATGCTAGAGGGTGCATTTCTCTACCTTGAAAATAATCATATACATTGTATCTTTAGGGGCGTTGATAAATCAATCCCTTTTGTTTTTTGA
- a CDS encoding LPS-assembly protein LptD — MYYIAFKIHKKNVIFLKWILSVLLFFHFVYGVEQLTDIQTSQNQNSATLFYDSKEQQVLPTFSGIKKEDSKDIKQTMSESEKRENEKGLQTGVSKKDTDFSKLFELLGEEIEHYDNYMVVRGNAILKNKEAYIIADEIIYNPELKQARLMGNVRIYKGDTLSVIAKQATVYLNSDFSIIRPFYIQDTDTGIWTHAESASSQKSIYRFADSMVSGCSFVSPAWRIDSSKGAYDKEKNTLALWNPRIYIGDVPVFYLPYLKVSLENKRTSGILYPTLGSSSTDGFTYIQPYYVALQNFWDMTISPQVRTSRGGGANFEFRAIDSSNDKYILHFKYFYNNDEYMQKLNLLNQHVYGFDFKHSKRNVIQKYFGAKTKLDNAMFFDLAFMNDIDYMRLDDVRYFLNQTSYISKANLYAQTNNHYFGLNLRYYLNLYTQNNSTTFQNLPNIQYHKYMGSLFIKELLYSLDYKMQYAHRTTGYSYLSNELSIPIGMQFSFLNKYFSIGAWLNVFAGNTYATNTKDTIIYTAPNTSIAMQENMGNYANLNYKISVNSDIGRRYGNFFHSMQTAVLFNAPVDRVVFTNGILSPEILKTYTQLPVGVLDAIQNGANIWNPQNFGNIYQMIRRLDLSMSNYIYNRNGAEIFYWKLSQSFNFDDTISPLRIPMENKFGTTPLPGLSLNLSLFYSWFYSNFTEIGVNASYTKGAYAASISYFLKRDDAAWSIDPTTLTYKPIDSSNYLSASLRGDLGYFGLVADLGYDFRTQNIVNVGVGVYKDIKCFGIGLKAGSNRTPMLSQGNTISVIDNIYVKAEFRFVPLTTFGYTYRLRPVIEQQNR, encoded by the coding sequence ATGTATTATATTGCCTTTAAGATTCATAAAAAAAATGTGATATTCCTAAAATGGATTCTGTCTGTATTGCTTTTTTTTCATTTTGTCTATGGAGTAGAACAGCTTACAGATATACAAACTTCACAGAATCAAAATAGCGCAACACTCTTTTATGATTCTAAAGAGCAACAAGTATTGCCGACATTTTCAGGCATTAAAAAAGAAGATTCTAAAGACATAAAACAAACTATGAGTGAGAGTGAAAAGAGAGAAAATGAAAAGGGCTTGCAAACAGGCGTAAGCAAAAAGGACACAGATTTTTCAAAACTTTTTGAGCTTTTAGGTGAAGAGATAGAGCATTATGACAATTATATGGTTGTGCGTGGTAATGCGATATTGAAAAATAAAGAAGCCTATATCATCGCTGATGAGATTATCTATAATCCCGAGCTAAAACAAGCTAGATTAATGGGTAATGTCCGCATTTATAAAGGCGACACACTCTCTGTGATTGCAAAACAGGCGACAGTTTATCTCAATAGTGATTTTAGCATTATCAGACCCTTTTACATACAGGACACAGATACAGGCATTTGGACTCATGCAGAGAGTGCTAGCTCTCAAAAGTCAATCTATCGCTTTGCAGATTCTATGGTTTCAGGTTGTTCTTTTGTAAGTCCTGCATGGCGTATTGATTCAAGCAAAGGGGCGTATGATAAGGAAAAAAATACACTTGCTTTATGGAATCCTAGAATCTACATTGGCGATGTGCCGGTATTTTATCTGCCTTACCTTAAAGTCTCACTTGAGAATAAACGCACAAGTGGTATTTTATACCCAACTTTAGGTAGCTCAAGCACTGATGGCTTTACCTATATTCAGCCCTATTATGTAGCATTGCAAAACTTCTGGGATATGACTATTAGCCCACAGGTAAGGACTTCAAGGGGTGGTGGTGCAAATTTTGAGTTTAGAGCTATTGATAGCAGTAACGATAAATATATCTTGCATTTCAAGTATTTCTACAATAACGATGAATATATGCAAAAGCTAAATCTACTCAATCAGCATGTTTATGGTTTTGATTTCAAGCATAGCAAAAGAAATGTGATTCAAAAATATTTTGGTGCTAAAACTAAGCTTGATAATGCTATGTTTTTTGACTTAGCATTTATGAATGACATTGATTATATGCGACTTGATGATGTGAGATATTTTCTCAATCAAACCTCATATATCTCAAAAGCAAATCTTTACGCTCAAACAAATAATCACTATTTTGGTTTAAATCTACGCTATTATCTAAACCTTTACACACAAAATAACTCAACGACATTTCAGAATCTCCCAAATATTCAATATCATAAATACATGGGATCTTTATTTATAAAAGAATTGTTGTATTCGCTTGATTATAAGATGCAGTATGCACATAGAACTACTGGCTACTCATATTTATCAAATGAGCTTTCCATTCCCATTGGTATGCAGTTTTCATTTCTCAATAAATACTTTTCTATTGGAGCATGGCTTAATGTCTTTGCGGGGAATACCTATGCTACAAATACAAAAGATACTATAATCTATACCGCCCCAAATACTTCTATCGCTATGCAAGAGAATATGGGTAATTACGCAAATCTTAATTACAAAATCTCTGTAAATAGCGATATTGGGCGAAGATATGGGAACTTTTTCCACTCTATGCAAACCGCAGTTTTATTTAATGCCCCAGTTGATAGAGTGGTATTTACAAATGGGATCTTAAGTCCAGAGATTCTAAAAACCTATACGCAATTACCCGTTGGTGTGCTTGATGCAATACAAAATGGTGCAAATATTTGGAATCCACAAAATTTTGGCAATATCTATCAAATGATAAGGCGGCTTGACCTTAGCATGTCAAACTATATCTATAATCGTAATGGCGCTGAAATCTTTTATTGGAAGCTTAGTCAGTCCTTTAACTTTGATGATACAATCTCACCTTTGCGTATCCCTATGGAAAATAAATTTGGCACGACGCCACTTCCGGGGTTAAGCTTAAATCTTAGCCTTTTTTACTCATGGTTTTATAGTAATTTTACTGAAATAGGGGTAAATGCCTCATATACAAAAGGGGCGTATGCAGCAAGTATTTCTTACTTCTTAAAACGAGATGATGCGGCATGGAGTATTGATCCTACCACACTTACTTATAAGCCCATAGACTCGTCAAATTATTTGAGTGCTTCACTGCGTGGAGATTTAGGCTATTTTGGATTAGTAGCAGATTTAGGTTATGACTTTAGGACGCAAAATATCGTTAATGTAGGCGTTGGTGTCTATAAAGATATTAAATGCTTTGGGATTGGACTAAAGGCTGGGAGCAATAGGACGCCTATGCTATCACAAGGTAATACAATCAGTGTAATTGATAATATCTATGTGAAAGCAGAATTTAGATTCGTGCCTTTGACAACCTTTGGTTATACTTACAGACTACGACCAGTTATAGAGCAGCAAAACAGATAG
- a CDS encoding RDD family protein yields the protein MDRLENDLFRENIKIAPLSLRIGAYLIDMILLSLVITLFFSQAQQERLVLAKETIEKTYSLPNTQTTLNSTTDNSKILEDMRKTSKEAFEILLLYMAIYIGLEIVYYFFFVYYYGATLGQIILRIRVVDIYRFDKPSLHVSMKRAIIKCIFGAVLYVGFIVAFVDRFYRALHDKMSHTIVVTA from the coding sequence ATGGATAGATTGGAGAATGATTTATTTAGAGAAAATATCAAGATAGCACCGCTTAGTTTAAGAATTGGTGCGTATTTGATTGATATGATTCTATTAAGTCTTGTTATTACGCTATTTTTTTCACAAGCACAGCAAGAAAGATTAGTGCTTGCAAAAGAGACGATTGAAAAAACTTATAGTTTGCCAAACACGCAAACAACGCTAAATAGCACGACAGATAATAGCAAAATACTAGAAGATATGCGTAAAACTTCAAAAGAAGCCTTTGAGATACTATTGCTTTATATGGCGATATACATTGGACTAGAGATTGTGTATTACTTCTTCTTTGTGTATTATTATGGGGCGACTTTAGGACAGATTATATTGCGTATAAGGGTTGTGGATATTTATCGTTTTGATAAGCCAAGTTTGCATGTAAGCATGAAAAGAGCGATAATAAAATGTATCTTTGGGGCAGTGCTTTATGTTGGGTTCATTGTGGCGTTTGTGGATAGATTCTATCGTGCATTACATGATAAAATGAGTCATACCATCGTGGTTACGGCATAG
- a CDS encoding type IV secretion system protein — MASVYSQVVGLMDKVLSGVQANIYGYAQMVWNNALSQVLLAVCACVYVYLKIAGGNEWSRNDFKQIGIWLIIYVFLTAIFADYNNYLGFIGVVELPIEYLYQGIKNGGGTTLNLDKGIDGAIAFIGQLFDGFKFETENIGSFIIKMIIGVLASFVLFIFVIFLMIFTILIKFMSSLILGLCPLFIPCLIIKQFRGYFFSWLKLYAGIALQAPFVFLVGGVIFNGALSFTNHDTNMDASATETCMAMITPIVVTLIGIAALAKIPTWTQQIIGSGDGSHSTGLTAMAQTAGAMGSKALGKTMEGKAKGASLGRAALAGIASMIPVGGEHLANKILGGGNKPNPQPDNKDDKKSDDGKMEAKATPHQPKPKK, encoded by the coding sequence ATGGCAAGTGTATATAGTCAAGTCGTAGGGCTTATGGATAAAGTATTAAGTGGAGTGCAAGCAAATATATATGGATACGCACAAATGGTATGGAATAATGCCTTATCTCAAGTTTTATTAGCAGTATGTGCGTGTGTTTATGTATATCTAAAAATAGCAGGTGGAAATGAATGGAGTAGGAATGACTTTAAGCAGATAGGTATATGGCTAATAATCTATGTATTTTTAACTGCAATATTTGCAGATTATAATAATTATTTAGGTTTTATAGGAGTCGTAGAATTACCCATAGAATACTTGTATCAAGGTATTAAAAATGGGGGAGGAACAACGCTAAATTTAGATAAAGGAATAGATGGGGCAATAGCTTTTATAGGACAATTATTTGATGGATTTAAATTTGAAACTGAAAATATAGGTAGTTTCATAATAAAAATGATTATAGGGGTATTAGCCTCATTTGTTTTATTTATATTTGTAATCTTTTTAATGATTTTTACAATATTAATTAAATTTATGAGTTCATTAATTTTAGGATTATGTCCTTTATTCATTCCATGCTTAATCATAAAACAATTTAGAGGGTATTTTTTCAGTTGGCTAAAACTTTATGCAGGTATTGCATTGCAAGCACCATTTGTATTTTTAGTAGGAGGGGTTATTTTTAATGGTGCATTATCATTTACGAATCATGATACAAATATGGACGCTTCTGCAACAGAAACATGTATGGCGATGATAACACCAATAGTTGTAACTTTGATAGGTATTGCCGCACTTGCTAAGATTCCAACATGGACTCAACAAATAATAGGAAGTGGAGATGGTAGTCATAGCACAGGACTTACAGCAATGGCACAAACAGCAGGAGCAATGGGAAGCAAGGCATTAGGAAAAACAATGGAGGGCAAGGCAAAAGGAGCAAGCTTAGGCAGAGCGGCACTTGCAGGTATAGCTTCAATGATACCTGTGGGTGGAGAACATTTAGCCAATAAAATACTAGGAGGAGGCAATAAACCTAATCCACAACCTGATAATAAAGATGATAAGAAAAGTGATGATGGGAAAATGGAAGCAAAAGCTACACCGCACCAACCAAAACCAAAAAAATAA
- a CDS encoding type II toxin-antitoxin system YafQ family toxin produces MARYSIIHSKAYKKSIKKFQKNDLELIENIIVRLANNEVLESKYRVHKLQGKYSGLNECHIKPDLLLIYQKCDDILVLVCVDVGSHSNLF; encoded by the coding sequence ATGGCTCGGTATAGCATTATACATTCTAAGGCTTATAAAAAGTCCATTAAAAAATTTCAAAAGAATGATTTGGAATTGATAGAAAATATCATTGTAAGATTAGCTAATAATGAAGTTTTAGAATCGAAATATAGGGTGCATAAGTTGCAAGGTAAATATAGCGGTTTAAATGAATGCCATATTAAACCTGACTTGCTTTTGATTTATCAAAAATGTGATGATATTTTAGTGCTTGTTTGTGTCGATGTTGGCTCTCATTCTAATTTATTTTAG
- a CDS encoding relaxase/mobilization nuclease domain-containing protein produces MSYNPYKQFDLIFKAFEDMQKDKYVFWEDKDTRIQKRYPKIPHEKAKDSYLFFVRRPARHSRQVVVKTLSNLDKRGTYNAISYVIRHSDSSYAIDELGNSVSLKEIMSDWKNDFGTNKNSKDSWHLCFSINEELTDRNIKALQESVKAVMDKHFYAHKYIQVLHTHQNNPHIHVVVNKRNMITHKKLHFKEKSDIRDFFTDIKNDFAIALNFHGLYYSNAQRVERESILSKSSFLDTIGHNDYYKDTIEQLDKDRDRLLKKRDNISKKTDILNDDLKDLQKQRDELQNIIDDIKSKELYFYAEKSKVLKEVEKILTSNKKDKKAIGALFDSIPQYPDKSVMFFALKQIKEISKTIKAKRHEKRLLSKDYNSIDKHIREVEREARYHRQEFSKDTDDKALVTKAKERYLDFILKHKRGATKSQLDIARNIQNQIREEQKALEIHLSMQQQFDNLLLKHFNIHTNSFSLIHACKNLDKKMRSLHNMDKYALTDSKIYENYFNTLKENSIVLDKIINEKILHYESILTNENEWSKYSLKTLNYYHKEFMTLVTYLDNKDYQMSENDKNELKDKIDTYMVKKQEEFKQKQEQQDKLQYYKEFIEWYIQDRKFNDFNANYIRKSLTEKAKNNTIEQYFIQYNDSGLLDYMVYLRQKEKEKKDITATQNVSKDTPKELQELPESQLKESKEFYRQFVEWYARKLDINDDISLKELYLKQALSGELENFFAKKYITAIDDFYPNINQGYYMPELLSVLRVCKGFNMLLCVAPYANIAKHNNTKQSYTKSQSKQ; encoded by the coding sequence ATGTCTTATAATCCATATAAACAATTTGATTTAATCTTTAAAGCATTTGAGGATATGCAAAAAGATAAATATGTTTTTTGGGAGGATAAAGATACTAGAATACAAAAAAGATACCCTAAAATTCCACACGAAAAAGCTAAGGATAGTTATTTATTTTTTGTAAGGCGTCCTGCTAGACATTCAAGGCAAGTTGTTGTAAAAACACTCTCTAATTTAGATAAAAGAGGGACATATAATGCTATTAGCTATGTTATTAGACACTCTGATTCAAGTTATGCTATTGATGAACTTGGTAATTCTGTTTCTCTTAAAGAAATAATGAGTGATTGGAAAAATGATTTTGGCACTAATAAAAATTCTAAAGATAGTTGGCATTTATGCTTCTCTATTAATGAGGAATTAACTGATAGGAATATTAAAGCTTTACAAGAGAGTGTTAAAGCTGTAATGGATAAGCATTTTTACGCACATAAATATATACAAGTTTTGCATACTCATCAAAATAATCCGCATATACATGTAGTAGTTAATAAAAGAAACATGATTACACATAAGAAACTTCATTTTAAAGAAAAAAGTGATATTAGAGATTTTTTTACTGATATTAAAAATGATTTTGCAATAGCTCTAAATTTTCATGGTTTATATTATTCTAACGCACAAAGAGTTGAGAGAGAAAGTATATTAAGTAAATCTAGTTTTTTAGATACCATAGGGCATAATGATTACTATAAAGATACGATAGAACAATTAGATAAAGATAGAGATAGATTACTTAAAAAAAGAGATAATATAAGTAAAAAGACTGATATATTAAATGATGATTTAAAAGATTTACAAAAGCAAAGAGATGAGTTACAAAATATAATTGATGATATAAAATCAAAAGAGTTATATTTTTATGCAGAAAAATCAAAGGTTTTAAAAGAAGTAGAAAAGATTCTAACTTCAAATAAAAAGGATAAAAAAGCAATAGGGGCTTTGTTTGATAGTATTCCACAATACCCTGATAAATCTGTTATGTTTTTTGCATTAAAACAGATTAAAGAGATAAGTAAAACTATAAAAGCAAAACGCCATGAAAAAAGATTATTATCTAAAGATTATAATTCTATTGATAAACATATTAGAGAAGTAGAGAGAGAAGCAAGATACCATAGGCAAGAATTTTCAAAAGATACAGATGATAAAGCATTAGTTACTAAAGCTAAAGAGAGATATTTAGATTTTATACTTAAACATAAAAGAGGTGCTACAAAATCTCAATTAGATATTGCTAGGAATATACAAAATCAAATACGAGAGGAACAAAAAGCATTAGAGATACATTTATCAATGCAACAACAATTTGATAATCTTTTATTAAAGCATTTTAATATACATACAAATAGCTTTAGTCTTATCCATGCTTGTAAGAATTTAGATAAAAAAATGAGAAGTTTGCATAATATGGATAAATACGCTCTTACAGATTCTAAGATTTATGAGAATTATTTTAATACGCTTAAAGAAAATAGTATTGTGCTAGATAAAATCATTAATGAAAAAATCTTACATTATGAAAGTATTCTTACAAATGAAAATGAATGGAGTAAGTATAGCCTCAAAACATTGAATTATTATCACAAAGAGTTTATGACACTTGTTACTTATTTAGATAACAAAGATTATCAAATGAGTGAAAATGATAAGAATGAATTGAAAGATAAAATAGATACTTATATGGTAAAAAAACAAGAGGAATTTAAACAGAAACAAGAACAACAAGATAAATTACAATACTATAAAGAGTTTATTGAGTGGTATATACAAGATAGAAAATTTAATGATTTTAATGCTAATTATATTAGAAAGAGTTTAACTGAAAAGGCTAAGAATAATACGATAGAACAATATTTTATACAATATAATGATAGCGGATTACTTGATTATATGGTGTATTTAAGGCAAAAAGAAAAAGAGAAAAAGGATATTACTGCAACACAAAATGTTTCAAAAGATACTCCAAAAGAGTTGCAAGAGTTACCTGAATCACAATTAAAAGAGAGTAAGGAATTTTATAGGCAATTTGTAGAATGGTATGCAAGGAAACTTGATATTAACGATGATATATCTTTAAAGGAACTTTATTTGAAACAAGCTTTAAGTGGTGAGTTAGAAAATTTCTTTGCTAAAAAATATATCACTGCCATAGATGATTTTTACCCCAACATTAATCAAGGCTACTACATGCCGGAGTTATTAAGCGTGTTGCGTGTTTGCAAAGGCTTTAATATGCTTTTATGTGTGGCTCCGTATGCAAACATTGCAAAGCACAATAACACCAAGCAAAGCTATACAAAGTCACAAAGTAAACAATAA
- a CDS encoding tyrosine-type recombinase/integrase, whose product MSYPLNRESFDISLRFWLERFFYTKLVGLTAHRVKDKAVFAQVIQDIQSGGLNSIDEIRSICKRARKIGLLGINTYANPLFTFYEYCMRLGFSDMREIHVENVQEFLSIYTANLSLTTIRNYQFALTNFFDFIQRQNTLENGAAHIYNMDIVLSKRSVSHDLPEFLTEAELNAFLNALKSYDIKQKHINSVVRLRNQLIILMIVYSGARVSEILEIGYKDVSLEGDYYVLRLRGKGNKMRIVFIAKTLIEEYYNNWVALRANFPHVADDMPLFVNKKFHVPAQSYIYVVIENLLLSAGIRKAKNGAHLLRHSFATMLYNKSKDLILVQESLGHSSVETSRIYTHFDNQRLKHAANVISNIENSINNGGGGKSLDS is encoded by the coding sequence ATGTCTTATCCACTCAATCGAGAATCATTTGATATTTCATTGCGATTTTGGTTGGAGCGATTTTTTTATACAAAGCTTGTGGGATTGACTGCACACAGAGTAAAGGATAAGGCGGTATTCGCACAAGTTATTCAAGATATACAAAGTGGGGGACTAAACTCGATTGATGAGATTCGATCCATTTGCAAAAGAGCAAGAAAGATAGGTTTGCTAGGCATTAATACTTATGCAAATCCACTTTTTACATTTTATGAGTATTGTATGCGGCTTGGATTCTCTGATATGCGTGAGATACATGTTGAGAATGTGCAAGAGTTTTTGAGTATTTATACAGCAAATCTAAGTCTTACAACAATACGCAATTATCAGTTTGCCTTGACAAACTTTTTTGATTTTATACAAAGACAAAATACCTTAGAAAATGGTGCAGCCCATATCTATAATATGGACATCGTGCTATCTAAGCGATCGGTATCTCATGATTTACCCGAGTTTTTAACGGAAGCGGAGTTAAATGCGTTTTTAAACGCATTAAAAAGCTATGACATTAAGCAAAAACATATAAATTCGGTGGTGCGACTTAGAAATCAGCTCATCATTCTAATGATTGTGTATAGCGGTGCGCGTGTGAGTGAGATACTTGAGATTGGTTATAAAGATGTGTCTTTGGAGGGAGATTATTATGTATTGCGTTTGCGTGGCAAGGGTAATAAAATGCGTATTGTCTTTATCGCAAAAACGCTGATAGAAGAATATTATAATAACTGGGTAGCCCTGCGTGCGAATTTTCCACATGTAGCTGATGATATGCCATTATTTGTTAATAAAAAGTTTCATGTCCCTGCACAATCTTATATTTATGTGGTTATTGAGAACTTGCTTTTAAGTGCAGGTATCCGTAAGGCGAAAAATGGAGCGCATTTATTACGACATAGCTTTGCAACTATGCTTTATAATAAAAGTAAAGATCTCATTTTAGTGCAAGAAAGCTTAGGACATAGTAGCGTTGAGACAAGCAGAATCTATACACATTTTGATAATCAACGATTAAAACATGCAGCAAATGTAATCTCAAATATTGAGAATAGCATTAACAATGGGGGGGGGGGTAAGTCTTTAGATTCATGA
- a CDS encoding thiazole synthase, whose protein sequence is MSLVIAGKSFHSRLIVGSGKYESFEITREATLASGAEMITVAVRRVNILDKNAPNLMDYFRDTNISFLPNSAGCTTAREAVSMFELVREGTGIDFIKLEIIGDTQKTLYPDVIETLEATKILANKGFKILVYTNDDPIMAKKLEDAGAAAIMPLAAPIGSGLGVQNRFNVMFIKEAVKIPVIVDAGVGCASDAAIAMELGADGVLSNTAIAQAKDPVRMAKAMKLAVEGGRLSYEAGRIAKKPFATASSPTDYMPAL, encoded by the coding sequence ATGTCATTAGTTATTGCAGGGAAGAGCTTTCACTCCCGTTTGATTGTAGGTAGCGGAAAGTATGAGAGCTTTGAGATTACAAGAGAGGCGACACTTGCAAGTGGTGCTGAGATGATAACCGTTGCTGTGAGACGGGTAAATATTTTAGATAAAAATGCACCAAATCTCATGGACTATTTTAGGGATACCAATATTTCATTTTTACCAAACTCTGCTGGTTGCACCACTGCAAGAGAAGCGGTGAGTATGTTTGAGCTTGTGAGAGAAGGCACCGGGATTGATTTTATCAAGCTAGAGATTATCGGTGATACACAAAAGACACTTTATCCTGATGTGATAGAAACACTAGAAGCGACAAAGATTCTGGCAAATAAAGGCTTTAAGATTTTAGTCTATACAAATGATGATCCTATTATGGCAAAAAAGCTAGAGGACGCTGGGGCTGCAGCGATCATGCCACTTGCTGCACCTATTGGCAGTGGGCTTGGGGTGCAAAATCGCTTTAATGTTATGTTTATAAAAGAAGCGGTAAAAATCCCTGTGATTGTAGATGCTGGTGTGGGCTGTGCTAGTGATGCGGCTATCGCTATGGAGCTTGGGGCAGATGGTGTGTTAAGTAATACTGCCATAGCACAAGCAAAAGATCCAGTGAGAATGGCAAAAGCTATGAAACTTGCAGTTGAAGGCGGTAGATTAAGCTATGAAGCTGGACGCATAGCAAAGAAGCCTTTTGCCACCGCGAGTTCGCCAACAGATTATATGCCGGCTCTTTAG